Proteins co-encoded in one Aethina tumida isolate Nest 87 chromosome 7, icAetTumi1.1, whole genome shotgun sequence genomic window:
- the LOC109604491 gene encoding transketolase-like protein 2 — MPGPVTDYQTLADLATRIRIHSVESTAAANSGHPTTSSSIAEILSVLFFNTMRYKVSAPKDPSADRLVLSKGHAAPALYGAWVEAGLIPANELKRLRQLGSDLEGHPTPRLSFIDVGTGSLGQGLAIAGGMAYQGKYFDKADYRVYCIIGDGESAEGSIWESIQFASYYKLDNLVLIVDANRLGQSEPSIVGHDLELYKRRFDAFGWNSIIVDGHNVQDLVQSFDVAATVKNQPTVLIAKTFKGRDFPGIEDLENWHGKPLGAHSERVVQHLKSLIKTKGQLKFTIRPPTQTVPPNNISNIRLESPPNYKQGDSIATRNVYGTALVKLAKTNPHVVALDGDMKNSTFSEQLKKYDPKRYIECFIAEQSLAGTGIGLACRDRSVVFCSTFAAFLTRAFDQIRMGAISQSNVNFCGSHCGVSIGEDGASQMALEDIAMFRSIPGSTVFYPADAVSAERAVELAANTKGITFIRTNRPATTVVYPNDHPFQIGKATVLRYSNNDQALVIGGGITLQESLKAADILAQSGICVRVLDLFTIKPIDKYGIIKNARETGGRILVVEDHYYEGGIGEAVLGAIAEERDIYLKQHAIPRVPRSGTPAEVLDYYGLSAKHIVEHIKGILHK, encoded by the exons ATGCCCGGACCTGTTACCGATTACCAAACTTTGGCCGATTTGGCCACACGCATCAGGATACACAGCGTGGAATCAACCGCCGCCGCAAACTCCGG ACATCCCACAACATCATCTTCAATCGCAGAAATCCTTTCGGTACTCTTCTTCAACACAATGAGATACAAAGTATCCGCCCCCAAAGACCCCTCAGCAGATCGTTTGGTGCTTTCCAAAGGTCACGCCGCCCCCGCTCTTTACGGTGCCTGGGTTGAAGCTGGTTTGATCCCAGCCAATGAACTGAAGAGGTTGCGTCAATTGGGATCAGACCTCGAAGGTCATCCCACTCCCAGGCTCAGCTTCATAGATGTAGGAACCGGTTCTCTGGGACAAGGTTTGGCCATTGCCGGTGGTATGGCTTACCAAGGAAAATACTTCGATAAAGCCGATTACCGCGTTTACTGCATCATTGGTGACGGTGAGAGCGCCGAAGGTTCCATTTGGGAATCCATCCAGTTCGCCAGCTATTACAAATTGGATAACTTGGTGTTGATTGTTGATGCCAACCGTTTGGGACAATCTGAACCTTCCATTGTGGGTCACGATTTGGAATTGTACAAAAGGCGTTTCGATGCTTTCGGATGGAACTCCATAATCGTAGATGGCCACAACGTCCAAGACTTAGTACAAAGTTTCGACGTAGCTGCCACTGTTAAAAACCAACCGACAGTCCTCATCGCCAAGACTTTCAAAGGAAGAGATTTCCCAGGAATCGAAGACTTGGAAAACTGGCACGGCAAACCTTTGGGCGCCCACAGCGAAAGAGTCGTCCAACACTTGAAATCATTGATCAAAACTAAAGGTCAACTCAAGTTCACAATCAGACCTCCAACTCAAACAGTACCACCAAACAACATCTCCAACATCAGACTTGAGAGTCCCCCCAATTATAAACAAGGCGATTCCATCGCTACCAGAAACGTGTACGGAACGGCGTTGGTGAAGTTGGCCAAAACCAACCCACACGTTGTTGCTTTGGATGGTGACATGAAAAATTCAACCTTCTCAGAGCAGCTGAAGAAATACGACCCTAAGAGGTACATCGAATGCTTCATTGCCGAACAAAGTTTGGCCGGAACTGGTATCGGTTTAGCCTGCAGAGACAGGAGCGTCGTTTTCTGTTCCACATTCGCCGCCTTCTTGACCAGAGCTTTCGaccaa attcgtATGGGAGCAATCTCACAATCCAACGTCAACTTCTGCGGTTCTCACTGTGGTGTATCAATCGGTGAAGATGGTGCCAGCCAAATGGCCCTCGAAGACATCGCAATGTTCAGATCCATCCCTGGCAGTACTGTTTTCTACCCTGCCGATGCCGTCTCCGCGGAACGTGCTGTTGAACTTGCTGCCAACACCAAAGGAATCACTTTTATTAGAACCAACCGACCTGCCACTACCGTCGTTTACCCCAACGACCACCCCTTCCAA atCGGTAAGGCTACAGTCCTGAGGTATTCCAACAACGATCAAGCGTTGGTGATTGGAGGAGGAATCACTCTGCAGGAATCCCTGAAGGCCGCCGACATTCTGGCCCAATCGGGAATTTGCGTGAGAGTACTGGATCTGTTCACCATCAAACCAATCGACAAATACGGCATCATCAAGAACGCCAGAGAAACCGGAGGCAGAATCTTGGTAGTTGAAGACCACTACTACGAAGGAGGTATCGGAGAAGCCGTCCTGGGAGCAATCGCCGAAGAAAGAgacatttatttgaaacaacaCGCCATTCCGAGGGTACCAAGATCCGGAACACCCGCAGAAGTTCTGGACTACTACGGACTTTCGGCCAAACACATCGTCGAACACATAAAAGGAATTTTGcacaagtaa